In Clostridium swellfunianum, a genomic segment contains:
- the rodA gene encoding rod shape-determining protein RodA has product MFEKLKINGKLLKELDYGAIIISIVIVLFGAINIYSATRLKYGTSYLKLQVAWLFIGLGLLYVILLFDYSIILNHAGLIYWSSIVFLLINDIFGSVANGARSWISIGSRGIQPSEFAKIGMIIMLAKKLEDMEGNINDVKNFFILCFYAILPMSLIVIQPDMGMTMVSFFIVLGIFYAAGLNSKVILWGLGALVVLIAVIWNSPLMAPYWKVRLTTFLNPEADELGAGLQLISSMTGIGSGGILGKGFLKGTQIAGGFVPEAHTDFIFAVVGEEWGMIGAIALLIIYAVLIIKFIKITVNSKDLFGAILCTGVISTYIFSIVQNIGMTIGIMPITGITLPLMSYGGSSILTNFMSIGLVLNVGMRKKKINF; this is encoded by the coding sequence ATGTTTGAAAAACTTAAGATAAACGGCAAACTTTTGAAAGAGCTTGATTACGGAGCTATAATAATTTCGATAGTTATAGTGCTCTTTGGAGCAATAAACATATATAGTGCTACTAGATTAAAATACGGTACTTCTTACCTTAAGCTCCAGGTTGCCTGGCTGTTTATAGGTCTTGGCTTACTGTATGTAATACTGCTTTTTGATTACTCTATTATATTGAATCATGCGGGACTTATATACTGGTCTTCCATAGTTTTTCTTCTTATAAATGATATCTTTGGAAGCGTTGCTAATGGAGCTAGGTCTTGGATATCTATTGGAAGCAGAGGTATTCAACCCTCGGAGTTTGCAAAGATAGGCATGATTATAATGCTGGCTAAGAAGCTTGAGGATATGGAAGGCAATATAAACGATGTAAAGAACTTTTTTATACTGTGCTTTTATGCCATACTTCCAATGTCTTTAATAGTTATACAGCCTGACATGGGTATGACCATGGTTTCCTTTTTTATAGTGCTTGGTATCTTTTATGCTGCGGGACTTAATTCAAAGGTTATTTTATGGGGATTGGGCGCGCTGGTGGTGCTCATAGCAGTAATATGGAATTCTCCGCTTATGGCTCCTTACTGGAAGGTAAGACTTACAACCTTTCTTAACCCAGAAGCAGACGAGCTTGGAGCAGGACTTCAACTTATATCTTCAATGACAGGCATAGGTTCAGGAGGCATACTTGGAAAAGGATTTTTGAAGGGTACACAGATAGCAGGCGGCTTTGTTCCAGAAGCTCATACAGACTTTATATTTGCCGTAGTAGGCGAGGAATGGGGAATGATTGGGGCAATTGCTCTGCTTATAATATACGCAGTGTTAATTATAAAATTTATTAAGATTACAGTAAACTCAAAGGATTTATTTGGAGCAATTTTATGCACAGGAGTTATATCCACCTATATATTTTCCATAGTTCAAAATATAGGAATGACTATAGGTATAATGCCTATAACAGGAATAACTCTTCCACTGATGAGTTACGGCGGAAGCTCTATATTAACTAACTTTATGTCCATCGGGCTTGTGCTTAATGTGGGTATGAGAAAGAAAAAAATCAATTTTTAA
- the minE gene encoding cell division topological specificity factor MinE: protein MDLFKIFSSKPSPKEVAKDRLQLILIHDRSDVSPEFLEVIKGEILKVLSSYAEFDNNDIEVKLTRTEESEGSSPALVASIPIKSMKKRI from the coding sequence ATGGATTTATTTAAAATTTTTTCTTCAAAGCCATCTCCTAAGGAAGTTGCAAAAGACAGGCTGCAGCTTATATTAATTCATGACAGATCAGACGTTTCTCCTGAGTTTCTTGAAGTTATAAAGGGCGAGATATTAAAGGTTCTGTCTTCCTACGCTGAATTTGACAATAATGATATTGAAGTTAAGCTTACTAGAACCGAAGAATCAGAGGGTTCATCACCTGCGCTTGTTGCAAGTATCCCTATAAAGAGTATGAAGAAAAGAATATAA
- the minD gene encoding septum site-determining protein MinD, whose translation MGEAIVVTSGKGGVGKTTTTANIGTALAAMGKKVVVVDGDTGLRNLDVLMGLENRIVNTLVDVIENRCRLKSALIKDKRFNNLFLLPTAQTRDKNDIEPKKMLELIEQLKEEFDYVVIDCPAGIEQGFENAIIGADRAIVVVNPELTSVRDADRVIGKLDSKGLDRHELVINRINYEMTKNGDMLDINDILECLAVKLLGVVPDDKNVTVSTNRGEPIVLDDKAFSGQAFKNIARRITGEEVPLMSLDNVDSGFLNALKKFFFKSR comes from the coding sequence ATGGGAGAAGCTATAGTAGTGACTTCAGGAAAAGGTGGAGTTGGAAAGACAACGACTACTGCAAATATCGGTACTGCACTAGCTGCAATGGGAAAAAAGGTTGTAGTTGTTGATGGTGATACAGGCCTTAGAAACCTAGATGTTTTAATGGGTCTGGAAAACAGAATCGTAAACACTCTAGTTGATGTAATTGAAAACAGATGCAGATTAAAATCTGCCTTAATAAAGGATAAAAGGTTTAATAATCTTTTCCTTTTGCCTACCGCTCAAACTAGAGACAAAAATGATATTGAGCCTAAAAAAATGCTTGAACTAATTGAACAGCTTAAGGAAGAATTTGATTATGTAGTTATAGACTGTCCAGCAGGTATAGAACAGGGCTTTGAAAATGCAATTATTGGAGCGGACAGAGCTATAGTGGTAGTAAATCCTGAGCTTACCTCAGTTAGAGATGCGGATAGAGTTATAGGAAAGCTTGATTCTAAGGGACTTGACAGACATGAACTTGTTATAAACAGAATAAACTACGAAATGACTAAAAACGGCGATATGCTTGACATAAACGATATACTTGAATGTTTGGCAGTTAAGCTTTTAGGCGTAGTCCCTGATGACAAGAATGTAACGGTTTCAACTAATAGGGGAGAGCCTATAGTACTTGACGATAAAGCGTTTTCAGGACAAGCATTTAAAAATATTGCAAGAAGAATTACTGGTGAAGAAGTTCCTTTAATGTCTCTTGATAATGTAGACAGTGGATTCTTAAACGCTCTTAAAAAATTCTTCTTCAAATCACGCTAG
- the minC gene encoding septum site-determining protein MinC, with the protein MVDDKIQIKGNKDGLYAVISMNKFRDFDDMLEALMEKLERGKKFYKGATLRITTELKYINERDLRRLKDTLFDEFMIKDCILEDKEEKTSKVFSGIYEGRTKFLRKTVRSGQSINYSGNVVIIGDVNPGAEIFAGGNIVVLGALKGHAHAGFGGNDKAIIAAFSLQPEILQIADIMTRSPDDGIKPQFPEVAKVKDDNIIVEPYLFNKFI; encoded by the coding sequence ATGGTTGACGACAAAATTCAAATCAAAGGAAACAAGGATGGATTATACGCAGTAATTAGCATGAATAAATTTAGAGATTTTGATGATATGTTGGAAGCCCTTATGGAAAAGCTTGAAAGAGGAAAAAAATTCTACAAGGGGGCTACCCTTAGGATAACTACGGAGTTAAAATACATAAACGAGAGAGACCTTAGAAGACTCAAGGATACATTGTTCGATGAATTTATGATAAAGGATTGTATACTTGAAGATAAGGAAGAAAAAACAAGCAAGGTTTTCTCGGGAATATATGAAGGACGTACAAAATTTCTAAGAAAGACTGTCCGAAGTGGTCAGAGCATAAATTATTCAGGCAATGTTGTGATTATTGGAGATGTAAATCCTGGGGCGGAGATTTTTGCAGGAGGAAATATTGTAGTATTAGGAGCGCTTAAAGGTCATGCTCATGCAGGTTTCGGAGGAAACGACAAGGCTATAATAGCTGCCTTTAGTCTTCAGCCTGAAATACTTCAAATTGCAGATATTATGACTCGGTCTCCAGATGACGGAATAAAGCCTCAATTTCCAGAGGTAGCTAAGGTTAAGGATGATAACATAATTGTTGAGCCTTACTTGTTTAATAAATTTATTTAG
- a CDS encoding penicillin-binding transpeptidase domain-containing protein gives MNKKKKEFNRYTSLLIVMALVFTAIVSRLAVLQIVKADEYKEKANTKAITEISEYAPRGKILDSSGAELAKSVQSYNLTFGETEDSLKYFFDTMDTLFKILDENKVVQKDELELKINPFRFEFKAEDEDTKKALEIKFKRDKGMNDKVEKKLFPDNKDKLNDEQIEAVNEKLLEITPEETFNYLVEQYGVSPEGIFKKVINLYNSSPEEALTKLASKYKATADEELKTLLSRYLEESKKAEKDELFKKLYDKCNVEATKLQPEKQLELERRYILVKDALKMQSFSGYKPVTIASDINSEAAYILYQKLNDLPGVDISMQPMRFYPYGQLASGVIGYISKIGSNHEKYEAKGYDVNTDYIGIQGIEGVFEDRLKGTKGGKVVKLNRQGRVIEELGSRESSQGQTIKLTINKDVQYAAETALDKVMLDLQKQGRKKDVDTSNATRGAAVAIDVNTGAVLALVSRPGFNPNDFSDPKGLSTEAFNKYFNPDYAAYGKNRGLSSALIERLFPVNSKTGKRADNFDFVPKPLFNYATFSLTPPGSTFKPMTAIAGLESGVITPNTVVDDHAVFNDGKGFTTTFYDNGSGAGRVALTRALAVSSNPYFMRVGQLLRETHGDNILAQYAWKFGLGVDPNSNTKPSTGIEIAENFGQVFNTASNTERVAQGFLWSIMESLKQGTGLNSHQDFISIDLYDDAADNDNIKKQKDDIKKKIKDAIKEGKLPEKDLRAQISSLISTDSKYKGKTLTSSYMNFIMQKIWQVAIYDGHTQVITQGNMYNASIGQGMSSFTPLQLANYVATIVNGGNRYSLHLVDKILDSDGKVIQETKPQIIENTGIKPSTVEAVKAGMQAVNSGEDGTARYVFSGFPIATAGKTGSATSSSVQDEIGRTSNGVYVGFAPYENPRIAVAVMVFDGGHGGYIAPVARAMYEAYFKEELDALGYTPTFKVVAEPIE, from the coding sequence ATGAACAAAAAGAAAAAAGAGTTTAACAGATACACCTCTCTTCTTATCGTAATGGCTTTAGTGTTTACAGCTATTGTGTCAAGGCTTGCGGTGCTTCAAATAGTAAAAGCCGATGAGTATAAGGAAAAAGCCAATACAAAAGCAATAACTGAAATCTCAGAGTATGCTCCAAGAGGTAAGATTTTAGATAGCAGTGGTGCAGAACTAGCAAAAAGTGTACAAAGCTATAATCTTACCTTTGGAGAAACTGAAGATAGCTTGAAATATTTCTTTGACACAATGGATACTCTCTTTAAAATATTGGATGAAAATAAAGTAGTTCAAAAGGACGAATTAGAACTTAAAATAAATCCTTTTAGATTTGAATTTAAAGCGGAGGATGAAGACACCAAAAAAGCTTTAGAAATTAAATTTAAAAGAGATAAGGGAATGAATGATAAAGTAGAGAAAAAGTTGTTCCCAGATAACAAGGATAAGCTTAATGATGAGCAAATTGAAGCAGTAAATGAAAAACTGCTTGAGATAACCCCTGAGGAAACCTTCAATTATCTTGTAGAACAGTATGGAGTTTCTCCAGAAGGTATATTTAAAAAGGTCATCAATCTTTATAATAGTTCACCAGAGGAAGCTTTAACAAAGCTAGCATCAAAATATAAGGCTACAGCTGATGAGGAGTTAAAAACGCTGCTTTCACGATATTTGGAGGAGTCCAAAAAAGCTGAGAAGGATGAGCTTTTTAAGAAGCTTTATGATAAGTGTAATGTTGAAGCTACAAAACTTCAGCCTGAAAAGCAGTTAGAGCTTGAAAGAAGATATATTCTTGTAAAGGATGCCTTAAAGATGCAGAGCTTCTCAGGCTACAAGCCAGTTACAATAGCAAGTGATATCAATTCTGAAGCGGCATATATCCTTTACCAGAAGTTAAATGATCTTCCTGGAGTTGATATTTCTATGCAGCCTATGAGATTTTATCCATATGGACAGCTTGCATCTGGCGTTATAGGGTATATATCTAAAATAGGTTCAAACCATGAGAAGTACGAGGCAAAAGGCTACGATGTAAATACTGACTATATCGGCATACAAGGTATAGAAGGAGTCTTTGAAGACAGGCTTAAAGGAACAAAGGGCGGCAAGGTAGTTAAACTTAACAGACAGGGAAGGGTTATAGAGGAGCTTGGCAGCAGAGAGTCCTCTCAAGGTCAGACAATTAAGCTTACTATAAATAAGGACGTTCAGTATGCCGCAGAAACAGCGCTTGACAAGGTTATGCTGGATCTTCAGAAGCAGGGAAGGAAAAAAGACGTTGATACATCAAATGCTACCAGAGGTGCTGCTGTAGCAATCGATGTAAATACGGGAGCAGTTTTAGCGTTAGTATCAAGACCGGGTTTTAATCCTAATGATTTTTCGGATCCAAAAGGTCTTTCAACAGAAGCTTTTAATAAATACTTTAATCCTGACTATGCAGCTTATGGAAAAAACAGAGGCTTGAGCAGTGCATTAATAGAAAGGCTTTTTCCTGTGAACTCTAAGACAGGAAAGAGGGCTGATAACTTTGACTTTGTACCAAAGCCTTTGTTCAACTATGCAACCTTTTCCTTAACTCCTCCTGGTTCTACCTTTAAGCCTATGACAGCAATTGCAGGGCTTGAATCTGGAGTTATTACGCCGAATACTGTTGTGGATGACCATGCTGTATTTAATGATGGAAAAGGCTTTACTACAACCTTCTATGATAATGGTTCTGGTGCGGGAAGAGTTGCTTTAACAAGAGCTTTAGCGGTTTCAAGTAACCCTTACTTCATGAGGGTTGGGCAATTGTTAAGAGAAACACATGGCGATAATATTTTGGCGCAGTATGCTTGGAAGTTTGGACTTGGAGTTGATCCTAATTCCAATACAAAGCCATCTACTGGCATTGAAATAGCTGAAAACTTCGGTCAGGTGTTTAACACTGCATCAAATACAGAAAGAGTAGCTCAGGGCTTCCTTTGGAGCATTATGGAGTCCTTGAAGCAAGGCACAGGACTAAACAGTCATCAGGATTTCATATCTATTGATTTATATGATGACGCGGCTGATAATGATAATATTAAAAAGCAAAAAGATGATATAAAGAAAAAAATTAAAGATGCTATTAAGGAAGGAAAGCTTCCAGAAAAAGATTTAAGAGCACAAATTAGCAGTCTAATATCTACAGATTCAAAATATAAGGGTAAAACCTTAACTAGCAGCTATATGAACTTTATTATGCAAAAGATATGGCAGGTTGCTATTTATGACGGACATACTCAGGTTATAACTCAGGGTAACATGTACAATGCATCCATTGGGCAAGGTATGAGCAGCTTTACACCACTGCAGCTTGCTAATTATGTAGCAACAATTGTAAATGGCGGAAACAGATATAGTCTGCATCTTGTAGATAAAATATTGGATTCGGACGGCAAGGTTATTCAGGAAACCAAGCCGCAAATTATTGAAAACACAGGTATAAAGCCTTCTACTGTAGAAGCAGTTAAAGCAGGCATGCAGGCGGTTAACTCTGGTGAAGATGGTACCGCAAGATATGTGTTTAGTGGTTTTCCGATTGCTACAGCGGGTAAAACGGGTTCTGCTACCTCCAGCAGCGTTCAAGATGAAATAGGAAGAACCTCAAACGGTGTGTATGTAGGTTTTGCTCCTTATGAAAATCCAAGAATTGCTGTAGCTGTAATGGTATTTGACGGTGGTCACGGAGGCTATATAGCACCTGTAGCAAGAGCTATGTATGAAGCTTATTTTAAAGAAGAATTAGATGCACTGGGCTACACTCCTACCTTCAAGGTAGTTGCTGAACCTATTGAATAA
- the mreD gene encoding rod shape-determining protein MreD → MKKLFTLLFICVLFLILDNTLVPFFAVRGFYPSLLTVFVVLYSIMNGSFEGLWIGILSGFLQDIYFFSGFGVNAFSNMLICTLAGFIGIGIFKEKGLIPVVSSFALALLKGIIVFVILYIAKVYIPIQNVLYNSLYSMLVAIFMYRWVYRLCLKEYMQRKWSFYDK, encoded by the coding sequence ATGAAAAAACTGTTTACTTTACTATTTATATGTGTGTTGTTTCTTATTTTGGATAACACACTTGTTCCTTTTTTTGCAGTTCGAGGCTTCTACCCAAGCCTTCTTACAGTATTTGTCGTGCTTTATTCAATTATGAACGGAAGCTTTGAGGGGCTGTGGATAGGGATTTTATCCGGCTTTCTTCAGGATATATATTTTTTCAGCGGCTTTGGAGTAAATGCCTTTTCGAATATGCTTATCTGCACTTTGGCAGGTTTTATAGGAATAGGGATTTTTAAGGAAAAAGGTCTTATACCTGTAGTTTCCTCTTTTGCTTTAGCTCTTTTAAAGGGTATAATTGTATTTGTGATTTTATATATTGCCAAGGTTTATATTCCAATCCAAAACGTATTATACAACAGTTTGTATTCAATGCTTGTTGCTATATTTATGTACAGATGGGTTTATAGGCTCTGCCTAAAGGAATATATGCAGAGAAAATGGAGTTTTTATGATAAATAG
- the mreC gene encoding rod shape-determining protein MreC produces the protein MTFFKNKLAVTITILSVSFLILIGVSVKRESLSMVESGAGSTLNSAQGLIYKAGYAIKDSLGFVFNFTNVKKENETLKARNDELEQKAIERDSLMKENEALREALNYKNQYTEYNYIGSNVIGRSGGNFLNGFIIDRGTKDGIKKGMVVVTPKGLVGQVTSTASNWSKVESLSSENIAVSGMLESTNETIGIVRGYKDANNKFLAKLYYLHQDFKINKDDVILTSGSGNLYPKNIRIGKVIDIEEDKGRIMKNAIIEPYVDFNKLDQVLVVVPKDIREIKY, from the coding sequence ATGACTTTTTTTAAGAACAAACTGGCAGTAACTATCACAATACTGTCAGTTAGCTTTTTAATACTAATAGGTGTAAGTGTCAAGAGGGAAAGCTTATCTATGGTAGAAAGTGGTGCGGGTTCTACCTTGAATTCAGCTCAGGGGCTGATTTACAAAGCTGGATATGCAATTAAGGATTCCTTGGGCTTTGTATTTAATTTTACAAATGTAAAGAAAGAAAACGAAACTCTTAAAGCGAGAAATGACGAATTAGAGCAAAAGGCTATAGAGAGAGACAGCCTTATGAAGGAAAATGAAGCCCTTCGTGAAGCTTTAAACTACAAAAACCAGTACACGGAGTACAACTATATTGGAAGCAATGTAATTGGCAGAAGCGGAGGAAACTTTCTTAACGGTTTTATTATAGACAGAGGTACTAAGGATGGAATTAAGAAAGGGATGGTTGTAGTTACTCCAAAGGGTTTGGTAGGACAAGTAACTTCTACAGCATCAAATTGGTCTAAGGTTGAGTCACTTTCAAGTGAAAATATTGCAGTAAGCGGTATGCTTGAAAGCACTAATGAAACAATTGGTATCGTTAGAGGCTATAAGGATGCTAATAATAAGTTTTTAGCAAAGCTTTACTATTTGCATCAGGATTTCAAAATTAATAAGGATGATGTAATTCTGACCTCAGGTTCTGGAAATCTGTATCCTAAAAATATAAGAATAGGCAAGGTTATAGATATTGAAGAGGATAAGGGAAGGATTATGAAGAATGCCATTATAGAACCTTATGTAGACTTCAATAAGCTTGATCAGGTTTTAGTTGTAGTACCAAAAGATATTAGAGAGATAAAATATTAA
- a CDS encoding rod shape-determining protein: MGFFGISKDMGIDLGTANTLIYVKGKGIVLREPSVVAINNDTKKVLAVGLEAKQMIGRTPGNIAAIRPMRDGVIADFDVTQTMLKKFIEKISPKSAFTSPRIVVCFPSGVTEVEKRAIDEATKSAGAREVLLMEEPMAAAIGAGLPVNEPTGSMIVDIGGGTTEIAVISLGGIVTSKSLRVAGDELDSSIINYIKKEYNLAIGERTAEAVKMELGSAFESENEGTMQIKGRDLISGLPKIVDITEGEVREALREPVASIIEAIKTTLEKTPPELAADIMDKGIMLAGGGAMLKGLDKLINHETHMPVHIADSPLDCVALGAGKALDNVDKVSRKR; the protein is encoded by the coding sequence ATGGGATTTTTTGGAATATCCAAGGATATGGGTATAGATTTAGGAACTGCAAACACACTTATATATGTAAAAGGTAAAGGTATAGTTTTGAGAGAGCCTTCAGTTGTTGCAATTAATAATGACACAAAAAAGGTTCTTGCTGTAGGACTTGAAGCTAAGCAAATGATAGGTAGAACACCTGGAAACATAGCTGCAATAAGACCTATGAGAGATGGAGTAATAGCAGATTTTGACGTAACTCAAACAATGCTTAAAAAGTTTATAGAGAAGATAAGCCCAAAGAGTGCTTTTACAAGCCCAAGAATAGTTGTGTGCTTCCCTTCAGGAGTTACTGAGGTTGAGAAGAGAGCTATAGATGAAGCCACAAAATCTGCAGGAGCTAGAGAAGTTCTTTTAATGGAAGAGCCAATGGCTGCTGCAATAGGAGCGGGGCTTCCAGTTAACGAACCTACAGGAAGCATGATTGTTGATATCGGGGGAGGAACAACTGAAATAGCTGTTATATCTCTTGGTGGTATAGTAACAAGCAAGTCCTTGAGAGTTGCTGGCGATGAACTTGACAGTTCAATCATTAATTATATAAAGAAGGAATACAATCTAGCTATTGGAGAAAGAACAGCGGAAGCTGTTAAGATGGAGCTAGGTTCTGCTTTTGAATCAGAAAATGAAGGAACAATGCAGATAAAAGGAAGAGACTTAATTTCCGGACTTCCTAAGATTGTTGATATAACTGAAGGCGAAGTAAGAGAGGCGCTAAGAGAACCAGTAGCATCAATAATCGAAGCTATAAAAACAACTCTTGAAAAAACACCACCTGAGCTTGCAGCCGATATTATGGATAAGGGAATTATGCTGGCAGGTGGAGGCGCAATGCTTAAAGGTCTTGATAAGCTTATTAACCACGAAACACATATGCCTGTACACATAGCAGATTCACCTCTTGACTGCGTTGCTTTAGGTGCAGGAAAAGCCCTAGACAATGTAGACAAAGTAAGCAGAAAAAGATAA
- the radC gene encoding RadC family protein codes for MEKALRIMDLPESERPREKLVRYGAETLSNGELLAIILRTGNSNENIVNLSNRILKETGGLNGLLTTSCEDFLALRGIGEAKAAQLLALAEISKRFKSFKSGDEYKISQPKDAAELLMESMRYLKQECLKVIMLNTKNIVITVKDVSLGSLNSSIVHPREVFSEAVKKGSASIIISHNHPSGDPTPSSEDINLTHRIKECGKLLGIELLDHIIIGNGTYISLKEKGIL; via the coding sequence ATGGAAAAAGCACTTAGAATTATGGATTTGCCAGAGAGTGAGAGACCTAGAGAAAAGCTTGTAAGATATGGAGCAGAAACCTTATCAAATGGTGAGCTCCTTGCTATAATACTAAGAACAGGCAACTCAAATGAAAACATAGTAAATTTAAGCAACAGAATCTTAAAGGAAACAGGAGGCTTAAATGGCCTTTTAACCACAAGCTGCGAGGATTTTCTAGCTTTAAGAGGTATTGGCGAAGCTAAGGCCGCACAGCTTTTAGCGCTGGCTGAAATATCTAAAAGATTTAAATCCTTTAAGTCTGGAGATGAATATAAAATCTCACAGCCAAAGGACGCAGCAGAGCTTCTAATGGAAAGCATGAGATATTTAAAACAGGAATGTCTTAAAGTAATTATGCTTAACACTAAGAATATAGTAATCACAGTTAAGGATGTTTCACTTGGAAGCCTGAATTCTTCCATAGTACATCCAAGAGAAGTATTTTCCGAGGCTGTTAAAAAAGGCAGTGCTTCTATTATAATAAGTCACAATCATCCTTCAGGGGATCCAACTCCAAGCAGCGAGGACATTAATTTAACCCACAGGATTAAAGAGTGCGGCAAACTGCTTGGTATTGAGCTTTTAGATCATATTATTATAGGAAATGGCACTTATATAAGCCTTAAGGAAAAAGGCATTTTGTAA
- a CDS encoding Maf-like protein has protein sequence MNIVLASASERRQELLKRILGNFDIIVSNFDEDTIKFSGDPEEYVKALAYAKANQVAEKMKSESLVIGSDTIVYQDGRILGKPKDYKDAYSMLKALSGSSHKVYSGIAVVNSASKKIITAAVCTEVFFSELTEEQIKTYIESGEPMDKAGAYGIQGNGGVFVEKIHGCYYNVVGLPINRLYYVLKEMGVNL, from the coding sequence ATGAATATTGTTTTAGCATCAGCTTCAGAAAGAAGACAGGAGCTTTTAAAGAGAATATTAGGAAACTTTGATATTATAGTCAGCAATTTTGATGAAGATACTATAAAGTTTTCGGGCGACCCTGAGGAATATGTAAAAGCTTTAGCTTATGCTAAAGCAAACCAGGTTGCAGAAAAAATGAAGTCTGAAAGTCTTGTTATCGGCTCTGATACAATAGTTTACCAGGATGGTAGGATACTTGGCAAGCCAAAGGATTATAAGGATGCCTACAGTATGCTGAAAGCCTTAAGCGGAAGTTCCCATAAGGTTTATTCGGGTATTGCAGTTGTGAACTCAGCTTCGAAAAAAATAATAACTGCTGCAGTTTGTACAGAAGTTTTTTTTTCAGAGCTTACAGAGGAGCAAATCAAAACATACATAGAAAGTGGCGAACCCATGGACAAAGCAGGCGCTTATGGAATTCAAGGAAATGGCGGTGTTTTTGTTGAAAAAATTCATGGTTGCTATTATAATGTTGTAGGACTTCCAATAAATAGATTATATTATGTGCTTAAGGAGATGGGGGTAAATCTGTAA
- a CDS encoding DUF4321 domain-containing protein produces the protein MRGSEKSNGFLIFVVLLGAIGGTLLGDVLGANVKALNFLRNAYSVGTAKPLTLDLKVLSLSFGINFSISLMSIIGIIVAIILYRKL, from the coding sequence TTGAGAGGTTCGGAAAAAAGTAATGGATTTTTAATTTTCGTCGTTCTTTTAGGCGCAATAGGGGGGACGCTTCTTGGTGATGTGCTTGGTGCAAATGTAAAAGCATTGAACTTTCTAAGAAATGCTTACTCTGTTGGTACAGCTAAACCACTTACGTTAGATTTAAAAGTTTTAAGTCTTTCCTTTGGAATTAATTTTAGTATAAGTTTGATGTCTATAATTGGCATAATTGTGGCAATAATACTATACAGGAAGCTTTAG
- a CDS encoding C40 family peptidase, translating to MKFSKTKPFIFVATVMAVALISKFTAYEVKADAAVKDQPSVVVRSASLNSDKTIKVPERNAQRENRVTSTTKKTTLNRGGSGLNQAGPKAPEGSNNVVAYAYKFLGKPYIWGASGPNAFDCSGFTSYVYKAFGVSLPHQSGSQYGYGKSVSKSNLAQGDLVFFNTYGSISHVGIYIGGGRFIHAGNSRSGVIVSSLSEGYYASRLVGAKRVLK from the coding sequence ATGAAATTCTCTAAAACAAAACCATTTATTTTTGTTGCTACTGTGATGGCTGTCGCATTAATTTCAAAGTTCACAGCTTATGAGGTTAAAGCAGATGCAGCTGTTAAAGATCAGCCAAGTGTGGTTGTTCGTTCAGCTAGCTTAAACTCGGACAAGACTATAAAAGTTCCAGAGAGAAATGCACAAAGGGAGAACAGAGTAACCAGTACAACTAAGAAAACTACCTTAAACAGAGGTGGCAGCGGATTAAATCAGGCAGGACCAAAAGCTCCTGAAGGAAGCAACAATGTAGTAGCTTACGCTTATAAATTCTTAGGCAAGCCATACATATGGGGTGCTTCAGGACCTAATGCGTTTGATTGTTCAGGCTTTACTTCATACGTTTATAAAGCGTTTGGTGTTAGCTTGCCTCATCAGTCAGGAAGTCAGTATGGTTATGGTAAATCAGTAAGCAAAAGTAATTTAGCTCAAGGAGATTTGGTGTTTTTTAACACATACGGTTCAATATCCCACGTTGGAATTTATATTGGTGGCGGAAGATTTATTCACGCTGGAAACTCCAGAAGTGGAGTTATAGTCAGCAGTTTATCTGAAGGCTACTATGCATCTCGACTTGTAGGTGCGAAAAGAGTATTAAAATAA